One window of Sphingomonas sp. KC8 genomic DNA carries:
- a CDS encoding MBOAT family O-acyltransferase → MHFPTLTFGLFFLAIYVLVWGVDRANEWRKILLLLGSWIFYGAWDWRFVALLILSAFLNWGAAALISRTDEDTRPGRRKALLVAGVVANLGILGFFKYYDFFLEQLGVLLGQFGFERDMPLLEIILPVGVSFFTFQGMSYLIDVARKKVPPASLLDMTLLMSFFPHLVAGPIVRASDLIPQFRETPKLDRGMVAMGLLLIVWGLFKKAVVASELSVGFVDPVFFDPGAHSSLDLVIAAYGYAVQIYCDFSAYSDMAIGLAALLGYRFPYNFNQPYRARSLQDFWRRWHISLSSWLRDYLYISLGGSRGGVYKACRNIMITMLLGGLWHGAKWTFLIWGGLHGIVQVLETLWRKAKPAGWPSLPVPIAIFLTFHIVALGWIFFRAETFDSAIAFLGGIGRGDWGATVATPLAVGLILFGMAMHFTPPMLMQGIALRLRTVSAPLLGLGAGAAILLIDAMRFEGVAPFIYYQF, encoded by the coding sequence ATGCACTTTCCGACACTCACCTTCGGGTTGTTCTTCCTCGCCATCTACGTGTTGGTATGGGGCGTCGACCGCGCGAACGAATGGCGCAAGATCCTGCTGCTGCTGGGAAGCTGGATCTTCTATGGCGCGTGGGACTGGCGTTTCGTCGCGCTCCTGATCTTGTCCGCATTCCTCAACTGGGGGGCTGCGGCGCTGATCTCGCGCACCGACGAAGATACCCGGCCCGGCCGGCGCAAGGCGCTGCTGGTGGCCGGGGTGGTTGCCAATCTCGGCATCCTCGGCTTCTTCAAATATTATGATTTCTTCCTCGAACAACTGGGCGTGCTGCTCGGCCAGTTCGGGTTCGAACGGGATATGCCGCTCCTTGAAATCATCCTGCCGGTGGGGGTCAGCTTCTTCACCTTCCAGGGCATGTCCTATCTGATCGACGTGGCGCGCAAGAAGGTGCCGCCGGCCAGCCTGCTGGACATGACGTTGCTGATGTCCTTCTTCCCGCACCTTGTTGCGGGGCCAATCGTGCGTGCGTCCGATCTGATCCCGCAGTTCAGGGAAACGCCCAAGCTCGATCGCGGCATGGTGGCGATGGGCCTGCTGCTGATCGTCTGGGGGCTGTTCAAGAAAGCGGTCGTCGCATCCGAATTGTCGGTCGGCTTCGTCGATCCGGTGTTCTTCGATCCCGGCGCGCATTCCAGCCTCGATCTGGTGATCGCGGCTTATGGCTATGCGGTGCAGATCTACTGCGATTTTTCGGCCTATAGCGACATGGCGATCGGGCTGGCGGCGCTGCTCGGCTATCGCTTCCCCTATAATTTCAACCAGCCCTATCGCGCCCGATCGCTCCAGGATTTCTGGCGGCGCTGGCACATCAGCCTGTCGAGCTGGCTGCGCGACTATCTCTATATCTCGCTCGGCGGCAGCCGGGGGGGCGTGTACAAGGCGTGCCGCAACATCATGATCACCATGCTGCTCGGCGGCCTGTGGCATGGTGCGAAATGGACCTTCCTGATCTGGGGCGGGCTGCATGGCATCGTCCAGGTGCTGGAAACGCTGTGGCGCAAGGCCAAGCCCGCCGGCTGGCCATCGCTGCCGGTGCCGATCGCGATCTTCCTCACCTTCCACATCGTGGCGCTCGGCTGGATATTCTTCCGCGCTGAAACCTTCGATAGTGCGATCGCGTTCCTGGGTGGCATCGGCCGGGGCGATTGGGGGGCGACGGTGGCGACGCCGCTTGCCGTGGGCCTGATCCTGTTCGGCATGGCGATGCACTTCACCCCGCCGATGCTGATGCAGGGGATCGCGCTGCGGCTGCGCACGGTATCCGCGCCGCTGCTCGGGCTGGGGGCTGGCGCTGCGATCCTGCTGATCGATGCGATGCGTTTCGAAGGGGTCGCGCCCTTCATATATTATCAGTTCTGA
- a CDS encoding glycosyltransferase family 4 protein produces MQVEDLRVALFTGNYNYVRDGANQALNRLVGYLLGQGAAVRIYSPCIDTPAFPPTGDLVGVPALPLPGRAEYRAPLMIPPSVKRDIRAFQPNLFHVASPEILGHRAVTLGRKQGLPVVASVHTRFETYPRYYGLTFLEPILEAALRRFYRRCDAIFAPSESMAQLLREQRMNYDVGIWSRGVERDIFSPAARDLAWRRGYGIGDDETVVGFVGRLVMEKGLDVFSDAIDKLEQRGVKHRVLVVGEGPARDWFERRLPNAVFVGFQKGHDLGRAVASCDMLFNPSVTETFGNVTLEAMAAGLPVVAAIATGSQSLVEDNVTGRLVRPGAIAQFADALQHFCENKDARAAAGAAGRVASERFGWDAVNQVLVDAYLRVIRQRAEHREPPAQRPR; encoded by the coding sequence ATGCAAGTTGAAGACCTTCGTGTCGCCCTGTTCACGGGTAACTATAATTACGTCCGCGACGGCGCCAATCAGGCGCTGAACCGGCTGGTCGGGTATCTGCTCGGCCAGGGGGCCGCCGTGCGGATCTATTCGCCGTGTATCGATACTCCGGCATTCCCGCCCACCGGCGACCTGGTGGGCGTTCCCGCATTGCCGTTGCCGGGCCGTGCGGAATATCGCGCCCCGCTGATGATCCCGCCTTCGGTAAAGCGCGATATCCGGGCTTTTCAGCCCAATCTGTTTCATGTCGCCAGCCCCGAAATCCTTGGTCATCGGGCAGTCACCCTGGGGCGCAAGCAAGGGCTGCCCGTCGTGGCATCGGTCCACACCCGGTTCGAAACCTATCCTCGCTATTACGGCCTGACCTTCCTCGAACCGATCCTGGAAGCGGCGCTGCGCCGCTTCTATCGGCGCTGCGATGCGATCTTCGCGCCATCCGAATCGATGGCGCAGCTGCTGCGCGAACAGCGGATGAACTATGATGTCGGCATCTGGTCGCGCGGGGTGGAACGCGACATCTTTTCCCCGGCCGCACGCGATCTGGCGTGGCGGCGCGGCTATGGCATCGGCGACGATGAAACCGTGGTCGGCTTTGTCGGCCGGCTGGTGATGGAAAAGGGGCTGGATGTCTTTTCCGATGCGATCGACAAGCTCGAACAACGCGGCGTAAAGCATCGTGTGCTGGTGGTGGGCGAAGGGCCGGCGCGCGACTGGTTCGAACGGCGCCTGCCCAATGCCGTGTTTGTCGGGTTCCAGAAGGGCCATGATCTCGGCCGTGCTGTCGCGTCCTGCGATATGCTGTTCAATCCGTCGGTTACCGAAACCTTCGGCAACGTCACCTTGGAAGCGATGGCCGCCGGCCTGCCAGTCGTCGCCGCGATCGCCACGGGCAGCCAGAGCCTTGTCGAAGACAATGTCACCGGCCGGCTGGTCCGCCCCGGCGCGATCGCCCAGTTCGCCGATGCGCTCCAGCATTTTTGCGAGAACAAAGACGCCCGCGCCGCCGCCGGTGCCGCCGGCCGTGTCGCCAGCGAACGGTTCGGCTGGGATGCCGTCAACCAGGTGCTAGTGGATGCCTATCTCCGCGTCATCCGCCAGCGCGCCGAACATCGCGAGCCGCCAGCCCAGCGCCCCCGCTGA
- a CDS encoding GDSL-type esterase/lipase family protein, with protein sequence MMAPLIAMAAAAAASPCVDGLCNIRGLEPFFDKLEREQPGGVAGKRPLHILQIGDSHTAGDAITGAWREMLQARYGAGGRGVLAAGRPYQGYLTRGVTTEMSPGWKVTATFGAASAPPRPPMGLSGFSLTSQRPGARIALTANAGQMFDRFVLCAAASPDAGTLTIRTGDRIDRMRLDSATGRAECKTVTTSQPVFNVEVVAEDRPVTITSWATFRDNGGIALSNVGVVGSQLQHFGRTDDAVVAEELRTYKPDLIVLAFGTNEGFAPVFRPAEYEITLRTQIGRMRRLAPGVPLLLLGAPDASSRRPEMLRNAAGMAPTYCPEPSAASVTASSSIPPGQTRIGTGRLDNLLADISAGDTASDDLPAQPPVAAPPVSPTWAVRANPIFPPVGLGAARETQRRVAAQLGVAFWDWEARMGGVCSAVRWVKADPPLMRGDYVHFNSAGGRDIAQRLNADLERARTLMSASR encoded by the coding sequence ATGATGGCGCCACTGATCGCCATGGCGGCCGCTGCTGCCGCGTCTCCGTGCGTCGATGGCCTGTGCAATATTCGCGGGCTGGAACCGTTTTTCGACAAGCTGGAGCGCGAGCAGCCGGGTGGCGTGGCCGGAAAGCGGCCGCTCCATATCCTGCAGATCGGTGACAGCCATACTGCGGGCGACGCTATCACCGGCGCGTGGCGCGAGATGCTTCAGGCCCGCTACGGCGCGGGTGGCCGTGGTGTGCTCGCGGCGGGGCGGCCTTATCAGGGTTATCTGACGCGCGGCGTCACGACCGAAATGTCGCCCGGCTGGAAGGTTACGGCGACATTCGGCGCCGCATCCGCGCCGCCGCGCCCGCCAATGGGCCTTTCCGGCTTCAGCCTGACATCGCAGCGCCCCGGCGCGCGCATCGCGCTCACCGCCAATGCCGGTCAGATGTTCGATCGTTTCGTGCTGTGCGCTGCGGCTTCGCCCGATGCGGGCACGCTTACCATCCGCACCGGCGATCGGATCGATCGGATGCGGCTCGATTCCGCCACCGGTCGCGCCGAATGCAAGACGGTCACGACGTCGCAGCCGGTATTCAATGTCGAGGTGGTGGCCGAGGACCGGCCTGTCACGATCACGTCATGGGCTACGTTCCGCGACAATGGCGGGATCGCACTGTCCAATGTCGGCGTGGTCGGATCACAACTCCAGCATTTCGGGCGGACTGACGATGCCGTCGTTGCCGAGGAGTTGCGCACCTACAAGCCCGATCTCATCGTCCTCGCGTTCGGCACGAACGAAGGGTTCGCCCCCGTTTTCCGGCCAGCGGAATATGAAATCACGCTGCGCACCCAGATCGGCCGGATGCGCCGCTTGGCGCCTGGCGTGCCGCTCCTTCTGCTGGGTGCGCCGGATGCAAGCAGCCGCCGCCCGGAAATGCTGCGCAACGCCGCCGGCATGGCACCAACCTATTGTCCCGAGCCGTCGGCCGCGTCGGTCACCGCATCCTCATCCATTCCGCCGGGGCAGACGCGGATCGGCACGGGCCGGCTGGATAATCTGCTGGCCGATATCAGCGCGGGTGACACCGCGTCGGATGATCTGCCGGCGCAACCACCGGTTGCGGCCCCACCTGTCTCGCCGACATGGGCCGTGCGGGCCAATCCGATTTTTCCGCCGGTGGGCCTGGGCGCCGCACGCGAAACGCAGCGCCGCGTCGCGGCCCAGCTTGGCGTCGCTTTCTGGGATTGGGAGGCGCGGATGGGCGGGGTGTGTTCGGCGGTCAGGTGGGTCAAGGCCGATCCGCCTTTGATGCGCGGCGATTATGTCCATTTCAATTCGGCTGGCGGGCGCGATATCGCCCAGCGCCTGAACGCCGATCTGGAACGTGCCCGCACCCTGATGAGCGCGTCCCGCTAA